The Seriola aureovittata isolate HTS-2021-v1 ecotype China chromosome 2, ASM2101889v1, whole genome shotgun sequence genome has a segment encoding these proteins:
- the LOC130186276 gene encoding immunoglobulin-like and fibronectin type III domain-containing protein 1 isoform X3 has protein sequence MWKRSKVTDQTAAGQAGIKRKSKVPGVMITQYMEELPEGMSTPDFTRKPIALTIQEGKFAVFKAIVVGTPMPVVTWSRANGEIVYKPDVCQQKYDEASHEHTIEFPKVTPEDADTYKCFATNEYGKAVCTVVLNVIAVGFSKTKEFQKAQVEDLTDTRKRLKKRNPDGTREEKVMDTEDKIWEILLSADKKDYERICAEYGIKDFRGMLKKLSEMKKEREEEIAEFVAHISKLKPIEVSCDDCATIELDMDLKDPLSKIFLYKDGVMVPFSKEEGETLKHSLKQIGKKYVFTIKKLGAEDAGLYSVDVEGVNVFSTDFKVPEVDFAVKIHEVKATEREDALFQCVLTAPMNEVKWFGKNAALSNDKKHEIIVSEDRLIHKLIVRDCMPLDAGIYAAVAGIKSCNAWLVVEADKDPANKGKKAARKTTMAGGGNDEDLMKIAKEQQERYQKEMEEKMEKAKKAQEEREAAEAAAQAETEAARKEAAEAKAAAKAAAKAAARAKRAAAGKDGAARKSKKDAGAAGGAGSAADGAGGAGGAGSAGGAGGAGGAGGGAGGAGGGAGGAGGAGGAGGGAGTGAGAGKGIGAGVGGGGGGQGGEGGVGGAGGGAGGGAGGGVGGGAGGGAGGGAGGGAGGGVGAGAGGGAGGGVGGGAGGGVGGGAGGGVGGGAGGGAGGGAGGGAGVGGLAAGGAGVGGGAGGGAGVGGGAGGGSGEDFESEDDYDSFEDSDEEFAGEGGEGGEGGEGGEGGAGGGQGKRRKRMRDGPLVADTVIDPGVHFHAGLSDCKAIVGEAAEMECKVNREDCQGIWYKDGEEITSSEGITITKEGTFHRLKIHKVTEEFAGKYKFEADGRKTEALIVVEDPPRFDTKELEAFKIPVTVKKGQKATFKLPYIGGEPIKVQWYLDGEELSDESNIKLEHADGYSRLLLTKLQRKDSGEIKMKLKNEFGTIEAFSQLIVLDKPTPPMGPLEIVEASSSTIEFKWRPPKDSGGCKIGHYILERQQVGRNTWKKLGPIGPDAKYKDTDVDHGRRYCYRIRVETEMGTSELMETEDIQAGTKAYPGPPSAPKIVSAFKDCIKLSWAPPSNTGGTNILGYNLEKRKKGSNLWGQVNPHDEMIKGKGYAAKDVVEGMEYEFRVSAINNSGAGEFSAPSEFVFARDPKKPPGKVIDFKVTDSTYTTLSLSWTKPKDIEGVEDEAKGYFVEIRPAENTEWDRCNTNAITMNTFTVKGMKSLAMYWVRVIATNDGGEGEPQELDNYILAMPPPVRPRFTDAKIKSFMVVRAGNSARFNINFEASPWPEVIWLKDGAPVSKKVTVSNAEGTSQLLIPSSERSDTGIYTIIVKNIVGQETFSIEIRVTDEPKPPGPVELDENVPGTVTISWSASPDEKRDDRLHYMVTKRDSSKRTWHTVADLIFNNRFTACNIMPGREYQFRVYAKNDMGSSKPSESPKWLISTKKEKFTVKMPKSKTCNLQCPPRFIVPLKLHTAPQGYECYMSCAIRGDPTPHVTWLRNNISLNTNTNYYISNTCGVCSLLILRVGPKDTGEYKVVAENPMGRAECSTKLTVRE, from the exons GCATCAAGAGGAAGTCCAAAGTGCCCGGTGTCATGATAACGCAGTATATGGAGGAACTTCCTGAGGGAATGTCAACTCCAGATTTCACTCGCAAACCCATCGCTCTGACTATTCAAGAGG GTAAATTTGCAGTCTTTAAGGCCATAGTAGTGGGTACTCCCATGCCTGTTGTGACATGGAGCAGAGCAAATGGAGAAATAGTTTATAAACCTGACGTGTGCCAGCAAAAGTATGATGAGGCATCTCACGAACATACCATTGAG TTTCCTAAGGTTACCCCAGAGGATGCTGACACCTACAAGTGTTTTGCAACAAATGAGTATGGAAAAGCTGTTTGCACCGTTGTCTTAAATGTTATTGCGG ttggATTCTCTAAGACCAAAGAATTTCAAAAGGCACAAGTAGAAG ATCTCACAGACACCcgaaaaagactgaaaaaacg AAACCCTGACGGAACACGTGAGGAAAAGGTAATGGATACAGAGGACAAGATCTGGGAAATTCTGCTTAGTGCGGATAAGAAAGACTATGAGCGGATCTGCGCCGAGTACGGTATCAAAGACTTCCGAGGCATGCTGAAGAAACTCAGCgaaatgaagaaagagagagaggaggagattgCAGAG TTTGTGGCACATATCTCCAAACTGAAACCTATTGAGGTCAGCTGCGACGACTGTGCAACAATTGAGTTGGACATGGACCTCAAGGATCCTTTGAGCAAAATCTTCCTATACAAG GATGGCGTCATGGTTCCTTTCAGTAAAGAAGAAGGCGAGACGTTGAAGCATAGTTTGAAACAAATTGGCAAGAAATACGTATTCACGATTAAAAAACTAGGTGCAGAGGATGCTGGACTCTACTCAGTGGATGTTGAGGGCGTCAATGTATTTTCCACAGACTTTAAAG TACCCGAAGTTGACTTTGCTGTCAAGATACATGAGGTCAAGGCAACAGAACGAGAGGACGCGCTCTTTCAATGTGTCCTGACTGCACCCATGAATGAGGTCAAATGGTTTGGCAAAAACGCAGCACtgtcaaatgataaaaaacatgaaatcattGTATCTGAAGATAGGCTCATTCACAAGCTGATTGTGCGGGACTGTATGCCTTTGGATGCTGGTATCTATGCTGCTGTGGCAGGAATCAAATCATGCAATGCCTGGCTTGTGGTTGAAG CTGACAAAGATCCTGCCAACAAGGGCAAGAAGGCAGCTCGCAAAACTACTATGGCTGGAGGCGGTAATGACGAAGATCTGATGAAAATAGCTAAGGAACAGCAGGAAAGATATCAgaaagaaatggaagaaaaaatggaaaaagccAAGAAGGctcaagaggagagagaagctgcagaagcAGCTGCCCAAGCGGAGACAGAAGCAGCTAGAAAGGAAGCGGCTGAGGCCAAAGCTGCAGCTAAAGCTGCGGCTAAAGCTGCTGCAAGGGcaaagagagcagcagctggaaagGATGGAGCTGCGAGGAAAAGTAAGAAGgatgctggtgctgctggtggtgcagGCTCTGCTGCAGATGGTGCTGGAGGCGCTGGAGGTGCTGGCAGCGCTGGTGGCGCTGGAGGTGCTGGTGGCGCTGGTGGAGGTGCTGGTGGCGCTGGTGGAGGTGCTGGTGGCGCTGGAGGTGCTGGTGGCGCTGGTGGAGGCGCTGGAACTGGTGCAGGTGCTGGTAAAGGCATCGGAgctggtgttggtggtggtggaggtggacaAGGTGGAGAAGGAGGTGTAGGtggggctggaggaggagcaggaggaggagcaggaggaggagttggaggtggagctggaggtggagctggaggaggagcaggaggaggagcaggaggaggagttggagctggagctggaggaggagcaggaggaggagttggaggaggagcaggaggtggagttggaggaggagcaggaggtggagttggaggaggagcaggaggaggagcaggaggtggagctggaggaggagcaggagttgGAGGTTTGGCTGCAGGTGGAGCAGGAGttggaggtggagctggaggtggagcaggagttggaggtggagcaggaggaggttcGGGAGAAGATTTTGAGAGTGAAGATGACTACGACTCTTTCGAAGATTCTGATGAAGAATttgcaggagagggaggagaaggaggagaaggaggagaaggaggagagggaggagcaggaggtggacAAGGGAAGCGCAGGAAGCGCATGAGAGATGGTCCACTCGTTGCAGATACAGTGATAG ACCCAGGAGTTCACTTTCATGCTGGGCTTTCTGACTGCAAAGCCATTGTTGGAGAGGCAGCAGAGATGGAGTGCAAAGTGAACAGGGAAGACTGTCAGGGAATCTGGTacaaagatggagaggag atTACATCATCTGAGGGTATAACCATTACAAAAGAAGGAACTTTCCACAGGCTGAAAATTCACAAAGTCACAGAGGAATTTGCTGGAAAATATAAATTTGAAGCGGATGGGCGGAAAACAGAGGCCCTGATTGTTGTTGAAG ATCCACCCAGATTTGATACTAAGGAACTGGAGGCATTTAAAATTCCTGTAACAgtgaaaaaaggacagaaagcTACCTTCAAACTACCCTATATTGGAGGGGAACCTATAAAAGTTCAGTGGTACCTTGACGGTGAAGAGCTTTCGGATGAATCAAATATCAAGCTTGAGCACGCAGATGGGTACAGTCGTCTGCTTCTGACCAAGCTGCAACGCAAAGACAGCGgtgaaatcaaaatgaaactCAAAAATGAGTTTGGCACTATTGAGGCCTTCAGCCAGCTCATTGTACTGG ataAACCTACTCCTCCAATGGGACCCCTGGAGATTGTTGAGGCATCCTCCTCCACAATTGAATTCAAGTGGAGACCCCCAAAAGACAGCGGTGGCTGCAAGATTGGACACTATATCCTGGAACGACAACAAGTTGGCCGCAACACCTGGAAGAAGTTGGGGCCAATTGGTCCGGATGCCAAGTACAAGGACACTGATGTAGATCATGGCAGGAGGTATTGCTATCGCATCAGAGTGGAGACTGAAATGGGCACCAGTGAGCTGATGGAAACGGAGGACATTCAAGCCGGTACAAAAG CATACCCTGGACCTCCATCAGCACCAAAGATTGTGAGTGCCTTCAAGGACTGCATCAAGCTCTCCTGGGCTCCTCCTTCCAACACTGGTGGAACAAATATTCTGGGATACAACCTTGAGAAACGCAAGAAAGGCAGCAACCTGTGGGGCCAAGTCAACCCACATGATGAGATGATCAAAG GGAAGGGATATGCTGCTAAAGACGTGGTTGAAGGCATGGAGTACGAATTCCGTGTGTCAGCAATCAATAATTCTGGAGCCGGTGAATTCAGTGCACCGTCTGAGTTTGTGTTTGCCAGAGACCCTAAAA AGCCTCCTGGTAAAGTCATTGACTTTAAAGTGACAGATTCCACCTACACAACCCTGTCCCTGTCTTGGACCAAACCCAAGGACATTGAGGGGGTTGAGGATGAGGCAAAAGGATATTTTGTGGAGATCAGgcctgcagaaaacacagaatgGGATCGCTGCAACACAAATGCAATAACCATGAATACTTTTACAGTGAAAGGCATGAAGTCATTGGCCATGTACTGGGTGAGAGTAATTGCTACTaatgatggaggagagggagagccGCAGGAGCTGGATAATTACATCCTCGCTATGCCTCCTCCTG TGAGGCCACGGTTCACAGATGCAAAAATCAAGAGTTTCATGGTGGTGAGAGCAGGAAATTCTGCCCGATTCAACATTAACTTTGAG GCCTCCCCTTGGCCTGAGGTCATCTGGCTGAAAGATGGAGCACCAGTGTCCAAAAAAGTGACCGTCAGCAATGCAGAGGGTACATCCCAGCTTCTGATTCCCTCCTCTGAGCGCTCAGATACTGGAATCTACACAATCATTGTTAAGAACATTGTTGGCCAAGAAACATTCAGCATTGAAATTAGAGTCACAG ATGAACCTAAGCCACCAGGTCCTGTGGAGCTTGATGAAAACGTGCCTGGTACAGTGACTATTTCATGGTCCGCATCTCCAGACGAGAAACGTGATGACAGGCTGCACTACATGGTGACTAAGCGTGATTCAAGCAAAAGAACATGGCACACTGTTGCAGATCTCATCTTCAACAATAGGTTCACAGCCTGCAACATAATGCCGGGCCGAGAATATCAGTTCAGAGTCTATGCAAAGAATGACATGGGCTCTTCCAAACCCTCTGAATCACCAAAGTGGCTCATTTCTACCAAAAAAG AAAAGTTCACTGTGAAAATGCCAAAGTCGAAGACCTGTAATCTGCAGTGTCCTCCAAGGTTCATTGTGCCACTAAAATTGCACACTGCTCCTCAAGGGTATGAATGCTACATGAGCTGTGCTATAAGAGGAGATCCAACACCTCATGTGACATGGCTCCGCAACAATATTAGTCTGAATACCAACACTAACTACTACATCTCCAACACCTGTGGAGTGTGTTCTCTGCTCATATTGAGGGTTGGACCTAAGGACACCGGGGAGTACAAGGTTGTTGCAGAAAACCCTATGGGGCGGGCAGAGTGCTCCACTAAACTGACAGTCAGAG aataa